A single region of the Streptomyces sp. NBC_00425 genome encodes:
- a CDS encoding GNAT family N-acetyltransferase yields the protein MTTPTPAPTSTPGPAPTPTPAPAPSPSPSLTPTPRPWTIAPEPFDSPDAVALWRAYYTEVSDRYYLLHKGRRTALAELDREIAAHSGAELSPPGGQLLVGRYGGEPAGTAGVRLLDASTAELTRVYVREGLRGRGGAPLLVRAAEDAARALGADRVVLDTRGDLVEARALYARLGYAETEPYNDGPYADHWFEKSLSPKLS from the coding sequence ATGACGACCCCGACCCCCGCCCCGACCTCCACCCCCGGCCCGGCTCCGACCCCCACCCCAGCCCCAGCCCCATCCCCATCCCCATCCCTGACGCCGACGCCGAGACCGTGGACCATCGCCCCCGAGCCCTTCGACTCCCCCGACGCCGTGGCGCTCTGGCGGGCGTACTACACCGAAGTCAGCGACCGCTACTACCTGTTGCACAAGGGGCGCCGCACCGCGCTCGCCGAGCTGGACCGGGAGATCGCCGCCCACTCCGGTGCCGAACTCTCCCCGCCCGGCGGGCAGTTGCTGGTGGGCCGGTACGGGGGCGAACCGGCGGGCACCGCGGGCGTACGGCTGCTGGACGCGTCGACCGCCGAGCTCACCCGGGTCTACGTGCGGGAGGGGCTGCGCGGCAGGGGAGGGGCCCCGCTGCTCGTCCGGGCCGCCGAGGACGCCGCCCGCGCGCTCGGCGCCGACCGGGTGGTGCTCGACACCCGCGGCGACCTGGTCGAGGCCCGCGCCCTGTACGCCCGGCTGGGATACGCCGAGACCGAGCCGTACAACGACGGCCCCTACGCCGACCACTGGTTCGAGAAATCCCTTTCGCCGAAGCTCAGTTGA
- a CDS encoding J-domain-containing protein: MTERKPPGVPFESWVDKQIRDAERRGEFDRLPGAGKPLPAVTDTSYDELWWIKRKMAREGLSVLPPTLALRKEAEDALAAAYAAPSERLVRKIVTDVNVKLRDMMFKPPPGPPLGMKPYDVEAVVQEWRERRAAAGDAPQD, encoded by the coding sequence ATGACCGAGCGAAAGCCACCGGGTGTCCCGTTCGAGTCCTGGGTCGACAAGCAGATCCGCGACGCCGAGCGACGCGGCGAGTTCGACCGACTGCCGGGCGCGGGAAAGCCGTTGCCGGCCGTCACCGACACCTCGTACGACGAACTGTGGTGGATCAAACGGAAGATGGCCCGCGAGGGCCTCTCCGTGCTGCCGCCGACCCTCGCTCTGCGCAAGGAGGCGGAGGACGCGCTCGCGGCGGCGTACGCGGCGCCGTCGGAACGCCTCGTCCGGAAGATCGTCACGGACGTCAACGTGAAACTGCGCGACATGATGTTCAAGCCGCCGCCCGGCCCCCCGCTGGGCATGAAACCGTACGACGTCGAAGCGGTCGTACAGGAATGGCGGGAGCGCCGGGCGGCGGCCGGGGACGCGCCGCAGGACTGA
- a CDS encoding O-methyltransferase, translating to MSESQVWDAVDAYFTGRLAPDDEVMAAALRDSDAAGLPHISVTANQGKLLQLLAEVQGARQILEIGTLGGYSTIWLARALPADGRLISLEYDPQHAEVAVRNIARAGLDKAVEVRVGAALELLPRLADENPPPFDLVFIDADKANNVHYLEWALRLTSAGSLIVVDNVVRGGRVADADSDAEDVRGSRGAIELIGSHPRLSGTAIQTVGAKGYDGFALARVLA from the coding sequence ATGAGCGAGTCGCAGGTCTGGGACGCCGTGGACGCCTACTTCACCGGCCGTCTCGCCCCCGACGACGAGGTGATGGCGGCCGCGCTGCGGGACAGCGACGCCGCCGGGCTGCCGCACATCAGTGTGACGGCGAACCAGGGCAAACTTCTGCAGCTCCTGGCCGAGGTGCAGGGGGCCCGGCAGATCCTGGAGATCGGCACACTCGGCGGTTACAGCACGATCTGGCTGGCCCGCGCACTGCCCGCCGACGGCCGGCTGATCTCCCTGGAGTACGACCCCCAGCATGCGGAGGTCGCCGTCCGCAACATCGCCCGCGCGGGCCTCGACAAGGCGGTCGAGGTGCGGGTCGGCGCGGCGCTGGAGTTGCTGCCGCGGCTGGCGGACGAGAACCCGCCCCCGTTCGACCTGGTCTTCATCGACGCCGACAAGGCCAACAACGTGCACTATCTGGAGTGGGCGCTGAGACTCACGAGCGCGGGCAGTCTGATCGTCGTCGACAACGTCGTCCGCGGCGGCCGGGTAGCCGACGCGGACAGCGACGCCGAGGACGTGCGCGGCAGCCGCGGCGCGATCGAGCTGATCGGCTCGCATCCGAGGCTGAGCGGCACGGCGATCCAGACGGTGGGGGCCAAGGGGTACGACGGCTTCGCGCTGGCGCGCGTCCTGGCGTAG
- a CDS encoding bifunctional glycosyltransferase 87/phosphatase PAP2 family protein, with protein sequence MANAEHSGRTSDRFAPAAGSTDPAGARLRAARLGLWLVAALLAVRQVAVVLGTPRGQRLTDLEAWVGPDGVLHVNGSLYGSTRFTGTPFGGLVLKPLTRAAEQALGWGWTFGTLLLVAALGVIAARNLPRPLGRRTSLLAAPVATSLLMLSLPVRNAFWLGQTSIIPALLVVLGCFVARDRRATGALIGVAAALQPAILLFAALLWFTGRRRAAAASGAVFAGVTLLTWAAMPHDSYVYWVHHMAGTGLGGEADGLGNQSLHGALLRLGLSGPLEIGLFLSLGAAVAVLGLRRAVRYARDGQLLLAVAVTGCAAIAVSPATWQHQLLWVLPAVVGRVGRRACDRHVWPVAVIMVMTLPGDMLLPHTAALHPLRDNAVLLAAVAAATVVPFLPRTSPCYRAPIPAEHVPPVPARWAHVPLLPFLRRLPTRPNLLLELLLIRVTYAAYQQVRLAATGGTNSGGRARAETHAQQILDIERFLHLDVERTVNHWVTGVDRLRDFFDFYYTSFHFAVPLTVLAVLYVRRPADYRWARASLGFATLLALVGFWLYPLAPPRLMPGLGVIDTVHGVQDFSKPDYGTLTALTNQYAAMPSLHFGWSLWCGLVIAIVARRRWVKALGLLHPLLTVASIVATGNHWVLDAAGGAAVVLAGFGLSYLLMGPRAQSVTAAGAKARSAAGAAPAGAAAAWPAGWPAATSAAATTAAEAEVGSRVDAEAAARGRRAAEPVPASRKDPAPR encoded by the coding sequence GTGGCGAATGCGGAACACAGCGGGCGGACGTCGGATCGCTTCGCACCGGCGGCCGGCAGCACCGACCCGGCCGGGGCGCGGCTGCGCGCGGCCCGCCTCGGCCTCTGGCTGGTGGCGGCCCTCCTCGCCGTACGCCAGGTGGCCGTCGTCCTCGGCACCCCGCGCGGACAACGGCTGACGGACCTGGAGGCCTGGGTCGGACCCGACGGCGTGCTGCACGTCAACGGCTCGCTCTACGGCTCCACGCGCTTCACCGGCACCCCCTTCGGCGGTCTGGTCCTCAAACCCCTCACCCGGGCGGCCGAACAGGCCCTCGGCTGGGGCTGGACCTTCGGCACGCTGCTGCTGGTCGCCGCCCTCGGCGTGATCGCCGCCCGCAACCTGCCCCGGCCGCTCGGCAGACGGACCTCGCTGCTCGCCGCACCGGTCGCGACCAGCCTGCTCATGCTGTCGCTGCCCGTGCGCAACGCGTTCTGGCTAGGCCAGACCAGCATCATCCCGGCCCTGCTCGTCGTCCTCGGCTGCTTCGTCGCACGAGACCGGCGGGCCACCGGCGCCCTCATCGGCGTGGCCGCCGCCCTCCAGCCCGCGATCCTGCTCTTCGCCGCCCTGCTCTGGTTCACCGGCCGCCGCCGCGCCGCGGCCGCCTCCGGGGCCGTCTTCGCCGGCGTCACGCTGCTCACCTGGGCGGCCATGCCGCACGACTCGTACGTCTACTGGGTGCACCACATGGCGGGCACCGGCCTCGGCGGCGAGGCGGACGGCCTCGGCAACCAGTCCCTGCACGGCGCACTGCTGCGTCTCGGCCTCTCCGGACCGCTCGAGATCGGCCTGTTCCTGTCGCTCGGCGCGGCCGTGGCCGTCCTCGGCCTGCGCCGGGCGGTCCGCTACGCACGCGACGGCCAGCTGCTCCTCGCGGTCGCCGTGACCGGCTGTGCGGCGATCGCCGTCTCGCCCGCCACCTGGCAGCACCAGCTGCTGTGGGTGCTGCCGGCGGTGGTCGGCAGGGTCGGCAGACGCGCCTGCGACCGCCATGTCTGGCCGGTGGCGGTCATCATGGTCATGACGCTCCCCGGGGACATGCTGCTGCCCCACACGGCGGCCCTGCACCCGCTGCGCGACAACGCGGTGCTGCTGGCCGCGGTCGCCGCCGCCACGGTCGTCCCGTTCCTGCCGCGGACGTCTCCCTGCTACCGGGCGCCGATTCCGGCGGAGCACGTCCCGCCGGTCCCCGCGCGCTGGGCGCACGTGCCGCTGCTGCCGTTCCTCAGACGCCTCCCGACCCGCCCCAACCTACTGCTGGAGCTGCTGCTGATCCGTGTCACGTACGCGGCCTACCAGCAGGTCCGGCTGGCGGCGACCGGCGGCACGAACTCGGGCGGCCGGGCGCGCGCGGAGACGCACGCACAGCAGATCCTCGACATCGAGCGGTTCCTGCACCTCGACGTGGAGCGCACGGTCAACCACTGGGTGACGGGCGTCGACCGGCTGCGCGACTTCTTCGACTTCTACTACACGTCCTTCCACTTCGCCGTCCCGCTGACGGTCCTCGCGGTGCTGTACGTGCGCCGTCCGGCCGACTACCGCTGGGCCCGCGCGTCCCTCGGCTTCGCGACCCTGCTGGCCCTGGTCGGCTTCTGGCTCTACCCGCTGGCCCCGCCCCGCCTGATGCCCGGCCTCGGCGTCATCGACACGGTGCACGGCGTCCAGGACTTCTCCAAGCCGGACTACGGCACCCTCACCGCGCTGACCAACCAGTACGCGGCGATGCCGTCCCTGCACTTCGGCTGGTCCCTGTGGTGCGGGCTGGTCATCGCGATCGTCGCCCGCAGACGGTGGGTGAAGGCCCTCGGCCTGCTGCACCCGCTCCTCACCGTCGCGTCCATCGTGGCCACCGGCAACCACTGGGTGCTGGACGCGGCCGGTGGCGCGGCGGTGGTGCTGGCCGGGTTCGGCCTGTCCTACCTGCTGATGGGCCCCCGCGCGCAGTCCGTGACGGCGGCGGGGGCGAAGGCGAGGTCGGCAGCGGGGGCAGCGCCGGCGGGGGCAGCGGCGGCGTGGCCGGCGGGGTGGCCGGCGGCTACGTCGGCTGCGGCTACCACGGCGGCGGAGGCGGAGGTCGGGTCAAGGGTTGACGCGGAGGCGGCGGCGAGGGGGAGGAGGGCGGCCGAGCCGGTGCCGGCCTCCCGGAAGGATCCGGCGCCGAGGTGA
- a CDS encoding acyltransferase family protein encodes MPPRARAAAVDEGPPLISIPGAGRDRLPSLTGLRFWAALLVVLYHLSRQAGKVPGLSDAVWYGRSGVTFFFVLSGVVLAWTYDGANVPARVFFWRRFARIWPLLAVGVAASVAAYMYMDRAVSAKAVVANLLLVHAWFPQRIINAGGNPAAWSLSDEAFFYLAFPVLLALLAGRRARVWVWTAVAVTCAALVLWPALSGLPPATRSWALDYLPLTRFLQFVLGVVAGLALKRGWRPPVSLPVAAALVVAWHLALLPWSKAVPDALWYSPYSASQLLAAPVFAVLICTAARADLDGRRTGLGGTWMIRLGHWSFAWYLLHEIVLRLAVFRWGKPAPGSDTLVFWAGVLVVSLALAAVAYHCVEHPAERRLRRLVGRPSAPVRPSSDVTAAR; translated from the coding sequence GTGCCGCCTCGCGCCCGCGCCGCTGCCGTCGACGAAGGGCCGCCGTTGATCTCCATACCGGGAGCCGGACGCGATCGGCTGCCCTCGCTCACGGGGCTGCGGTTCTGGGCTGCTCTGCTCGTCGTGCTGTATCACCTGTCCCGGCAGGCGGGGAAGGTGCCGGGGCTGAGCGACGCCGTCTGGTACGGGCGCAGCGGCGTCACGTTCTTCTTCGTGCTGTCGGGTGTCGTCCTCGCCTGGACGTACGACGGCGCGAACGTGCCCGCCCGGGTCTTCTTCTGGCGGCGCTTCGCCCGGATCTGGCCACTGCTCGCGGTGGGCGTCGCGGCGTCCGTGGCCGCCTACATGTACATGGACCGCGCCGTGTCGGCCAAGGCCGTGGTCGCGAACCTGCTGCTGGTGCACGCGTGGTTCCCGCAGCGGATCATCAACGCGGGCGGCAACCCGGCGGCCTGGTCGCTCAGCGACGAGGCCTTCTTCTATCTGGCCTTCCCCGTTCTGCTGGCGCTCCTCGCGGGCCGGCGTGCCCGGGTGTGGGTGTGGACCGCGGTCGCCGTCACCTGCGCGGCCCTCGTGCTGTGGCCCGCGTTGTCCGGTCTGCCGCCGGCCACCCGGAGCTGGGCGCTCGACTACCTGCCGCTGACCCGCTTCCTGCAGTTCGTGCTGGGCGTGGTGGCCGGGCTGGCGCTCAAGCGCGGCTGGCGGCCTCCCGTGTCGTTGCCGGTGGCCGCCGCACTCGTCGTCGCCTGGCACCTCGCCCTGCTGCCCTGGTCCAAGGCCGTGCCGGACGCCCTCTGGTACAGCCCCTACTCCGCCTCCCAGCTGCTCGCCGCGCCCGTGTTCGCGGTCCTGATCTGCACCGCCGCGCGTGCCGACCTGGACGGCCGGCGCACGGGGCTGGGCGGGACCTGGATGATCAGGCTCGGGCACTGGTCGTTCGCCTGGTACCTCCTCCACGAGATCGTGCTCCGCCTGGCCGTCTTCCGCTGGGGCAAGCCCGCTCCCGGCAGCGACACGCTCGTGTTCTGGGCCGGTGTCCTGGTCGTCAGCCTCGCCCTCGCCGCCGTGGCCTACCACTGCGTCGAGCACCCCGCGGAACGCCGGCTGCGGCGTCTCGTGGGCCGGCCCTCCGCACCCGTCCGCCCGTCCTCGGACGTGACCGCCGCGCGGTGA
- a CDS encoding DUF5615 family PIN-like protein has product MPAKRAGFTGNGQRIIVDENMSPKFAEQLRGAGCDARSVSEMGLNGTKDPQLMKFAENVNARVLTMDRGRQMDGGFGSRAIPIDRRVASSDGVLRILGGG; this is encoded by the coding sequence ATGCCGGCCAAGAGGGCAGGGTTCACCGGAAATGGGCAGCGAATCATCGTGGACGAGAACATGTCTCCCAAGTTTGCCGAACAGTTGCGGGGTGCAGGATGTGACGCGCGCAGCGTTTCCGAAATGGGCCTGAATGGAACGAAGGATCCTCAGCTGATGAAATTTGCTGAGAATGTGAATGCTCGTGTGCTGACCATGGATCGCGGGCGTCAGATGGACGGAGGATTCGGATCCCGAGCCATTCCAATTGATCGCCGAGTTGCTTCAAGCGATGGAGTCCTGCGAATATTGGGCGGTGGCTAG
- a CDS encoding DUF3027 domain-containing protein: protein MGNDHVKRKPGELDVIHSRWIQKRNRRTDDPAYQESWYDEQCGECCFWIPLSGVLGSDYGACANSASPFDGTVRFEHDGCEEFEESGRGAVPDDA, encoded by the coding sequence ATGGGCAATGATCATGTGAAGCGCAAGCCTGGCGAGCTCGATGTGATCCATTCTCGATGGATCCAGAAAAGGAATCGACGCACCGACGATCCGGCGTATCAAGAATCCTGGTACGACGAGCAGTGTGGCGAATGCTGTTTCTGGATTCCGCTGTCTGGAGTGCTTGGGTCGGATTACGGTGCATGTGCGAACTCGGCGTCGCCTTTCGACGGGACTGTCCGGTTCGAGCATGACGGCTGTGAGGAATTCGAGGAGTCTGGGCGAGGGGCTGTGCCTGATGATGCGTGA